A single window of Leclercia adecarboxylata DNA harbors:
- the nlpI gene encoding lipoprotein NlpI yields MKPFLRWCFVATALTLAGCSNSAWRKSEVLAVPLQPTLQQEVILARMEQILASRALTDDERAQLLYERGVLYDSLGLRALARNDFSQALAIRPDMPEVFNYLGIYLTQAGNFDAAYEAFDSVLELDPTYNYAHLNRGIALYYGGRDKLAQDDLLAFYQDDPNDPFRSLWLYLVEQKLDAKQAKDALNQRFEKSDKAQWGWNIVEFYLGNISEATLMERLKADATDNTSLAEHLSETNFYLGKYYLSLGDMDSATALFKLAVANNVHNYVEHRYALLELSLLGQEHDDLAESDQQ; encoded by the coding sequence ATGAAGCCTTTTCTGCGCTGGTGTTTCGTTGCGACAGCTTTGACGCTGGCAGGATGCAGCAACTCTGCCTGGCGTAAAAGTGAAGTCCTCGCAGTGCCACTGCAACCGACTTTGCAGCAGGAAGTGATTCTGGCACGCATGGAACAAATTCTTGCCAGTCGGGCTTTAACCGATGACGAACGCGCACAGCTTTTATATGAGCGCGGAGTGTTGTATGATAGTCTCGGTCTGAGGGCACTGGCGCGAAATGATTTTTCACAAGCGTTGGCGATCCGACCGGATATGCCGGAAGTATTCAACTACTTAGGCATTTATTTAACGCAGGCAGGCAATTTTGATGCTGCCTATGAAGCGTTTGATTCTGTACTTGAGCTTGATCCAACTTACAACTACGCGCACTTGAATCGCGGGATCGCCCTGTATTACGGCGGTCGTGACAAGTTAGCGCAAGATGATCTGCTGGCGTTTTATCAAGACGATCCTAACGACCCTTTCCGTAGCCTGTGGCTTTACCTTGTTGAGCAGAAGCTCGATGCGAAGCAGGCCAAAGACGCGTTAAACCAACGCTTCGAAAAATCGGACAAGGCACAGTGGGGATGGAATATTGTCGAGTTCTACCTGGGCAACATCAGTGAAGCAACGCTGATGGAAAGGCTCAAGGCAGACGCAACGGATAACACCTCGCTCGCTGAGCATCTCAGTGAAACCAACTTCTATTTAGGTAAGTACTACCTAAGTCTGGGGGATATGGACAGCGCCACGGCACTGTTCAAATTAGCGGTTGCTAACAACGTACACAACTATGTTGAGCACCGTTATGCATTGTTGGAATTATCGCTCTTGGGCCAGGAGCATGACGACCTGGCAGAATCGGACCAGCAATAG
- the pnp gene encoding polyribonucleotide nucleotidyltransferase: MLNPIVRKFQYGQHTVTLETGMMARQATAAVMVSMDDTAVFVTVVGQKKAKPGQDFFPLTVNYQERTYAAGKIPGGFFRREGRPSEGETLIARLIDRPVRPLFPEGFVNEVQVIATVVSVNPQVNPDIVAMIGASAALSLSGIPFNGPIGSARVGYINDQYVLNPTQDELKESKLDLVVAGTEAAVLMVESEAELLSEDQMLGAVVFGHEQQQIVIQNINDLVKEAGKPRWDWQPEAVNEALNARVAAQAESRLSDAYRITDKQERYAQVDVIKSETIATLVAEDESLDANELSEILHAIEKNVVRSRVLAGEPRIDGREKDMIRGLDVRTGVLPRTHGSALFTRGETQALVTATLGTARDAQNIDELMGERTDSFLFHYNFPPYSVGETGMVGSPKRREIGHGRLAKRGVLAVMPDADKFPYTVRVVSEITESNGSSSMASVCGASLALMDAGVPVKAAVAGIAMGLVKEGDNYVVLSDILGDEDHLGDMDFKVAGSREGISALQMDIKIEGITKEIMHAALNQAKGARLHILSVMEQAINAPRGDISQFAPRIHTIKISPDKIKDVIGKGGSVIRALTEETGTTIEIEDDGTVKIAATDGEKAKFAIRRIEEITAEIEVGRIYSGKVTRIVDFGAFVAIGGGKEGLVHISQIADKRVEKVTDYLQMGQEVPVKVLEVDRQGRIRLSIKEATEQSSAAAPEAPAAEQGE; the protein is encoded by the coding sequence TTGCTGAATCCGATCGTTCGTAAATTCCAGTACGGTCAGCACACCGTCACGCTGGAAACCGGCATGATGGCGCGTCAGGCTACTGCTGCCGTTATGGTAAGCATGGATGACACCGCGGTATTCGTAACCGTGGTTGGCCAGAAAAAAGCAAAACCAGGTCAGGACTTCTTCCCTCTGACCGTTAACTACCAGGAGCGTACCTACGCTGCCGGTAAAATCCCGGGTGGCTTCTTCCGTCGTGAAGGCCGTCCAAGCGAAGGCGAAACCCTGATTGCGCGTCTGATTGACCGCCCGGTTCGCCCGCTGTTCCCGGAAGGCTTCGTTAACGAAGTTCAGGTTATCGCGACCGTTGTTTCCGTTAACCCACAGGTTAACCCGGACATCGTGGCGATGATCGGCGCATCTGCAGCCCTGTCCCTGTCTGGTATTCCATTCAACGGTCCAATTGGTTCTGCTCGCGTGGGTTACATCAACGACCAGTACGTTCTGAACCCGACTCAGGACGAGCTGAAAGAGAGCAAGCTGGACCTGGTTGTTGCGGGTACAGAAGCGGCGGTACTGATGGTTGAATCCGAAGCAGAACTGCTGAGCGAAGACCAGATGCTGGGCGCGGTGGTCTTTGGCCACGAGCAGCAGCAGATCGTTATCCAGAACATCAACGATCTGGTGAAAGAAGCCGGTAAACCACGTTGGGACTGGCAGCCAGAAGCGGTTAACGAAGCGCTGAACGCGCGCGTTGCTGCCCAGGCTGAATCACGTCTGAGCGATGCTTACCGCATCACCGACAAACAAGAGCGTTATGCTCAGGTTGACGTCATCAAATCTGAAACCATCGCTACGCTGGTTGCAGAAGATGAGTCCCTGGACGCGAACGAGCTGAGCGAAATTCTGCACGCTATCGAGAAAAACGTTGTTCGTAGCCGCGTTCTGGCTGGCGAGCCGCGTATCGATGGCCGTGAAAAAGACATGATCCGTGGTCTGGATGTGCGTACTGGCGTTCTGCCACGTACTCACGGTTCCGCACTGTTCACCCGTGGTGAAACTCAGGCGCTGGTTACTGCGACCCTGGGTACTGCCCGTGACGCACAGAACATCGACGAACTGATGGGCGAGCGCACTGACAGCTTCCTGTTCCACTACAACTTCCCTCCGTACTCCGTTGGTGAGACCGGTATGGTAGGTTCGCCGAAGCGTCGTGAAATTGGTCACGGTCGTCTGGCGAAGCGCGGTGTTCTGGCTGTTATGCCAGATGCTGATAAATTCCCGTACACCGTTCGCGTGGTTTCTGAAATCACCGAATCTAACGGTTCTTCTTCCATGGCTTCCGTGTGTGGTGCTTCTCTGGCACTGATGGACGCGGGTGTTCCGGTGAAAGCTGCCGTTGCGGGTATCGCGATGGGTCTGGTGAAAGAAGGCGACAACTACGTTGTTCTGTCTGACATCCTGGGCGACGAAGATCACCTGGGTGATATGGACTTCAAAGTTGCGGGTTCCCGCGAAGGTATCTCTGCCCTGCAGATGGATATCAAAATTGAAGGCATCACCAAAGAGATCATGCATGCTGCGCTGAACCAGGCGAAAGGTGCACGTCTGCACATCCTGAGCGTGATGGAACAGGCGATTAACGCGCCACGTGGCGACATTTCTCAGTTCGCACCACGTATCCACACCATCAAGATCAGCCCGGACAAGATCAAAGACGTTATCGGTAAAGGCGGTTCTGTTATCCGTGCTCTGACCGAAGAGACCGGCACCACCATCGAAATCGAAGATGACGGTACTGTGAAGATCGCAGCGACCGACGGCGAGAAAGCGAAATTTGCTATCCGTCGTATCGAAGAGATCACCGCAGAGATCGAAGTGGGCCGTATCTACAGCGGTAAAGTGACCCGTATCGTTGACTTTGGCGCATTCGTTGCCATCGGTGGCGGTAAAGAAGGTCTGGTTCACATCTCTCAGATCGCTGACAAGCGCGTTGAGAAAGTGACCGATTACCTGCAGATGGGTCAGGAAGTTCCGGTTAAAGTTCTGGAAGTTGACCGTCAGGGCCGTATCCGTCTGAGCATTAAAGAAGCGACTGAGCAGTCATCTGCCGCTGCACCGGAAGCTCCGGCAGCAGAACAGGGCGAGTAA
- the rpsO gene encoding 30S ribosomal protein S15: MSLSVEAKAKIVSEFGRDANDSGSTEVQVALLTAQINHLQGHFAEHKKDHHSRRGLLRMVSQRRKLLDYLKRKDVARYTALIERLGLRR, from the coding sequence ATGTCTCTAAGCGTTGAAGCTAAAGCTAAAATCGTTTCTGAGTTTGGTCGTGATGCTAACGACAGCGGTTCTACTGAAGTTCAGGTTGCACTGCTGACTGCACAGATTAACCACCTGCAGGGTCACTTTGCAGAGCACAAAAAAGATCACCACAGCCGTCGTGGTCTGCTGCGCATGGTTTCTCAGCGTCGTAAACTGCTCGACTACCTGAAACGTAAAGATGTTGCACGCTACACCGCGCTGATCGAGCGTCTGGGCCTGCGTCGCTAA
- the truB gene encoding tRNA pseudouridine(55) synthase TruB, whose amino-acid sequence MSRPRRRGRDVHGVLLLDKHQGASSNDVLQKVKRLYNANRAGHTGALDPLATGMLPVCLGEATKFSQYLLDSDKRYRVIARLGQRTDTSDADGQVVEERPVTFSAEQLEAALESFRGDTEQVPSMYSALKYQGKKLYEYARQGIEVPREARPITVYELLFIRHEGDELELEVHCSKGTYIRTIIDDLGEKLGCGAHVIYLRRLAVSKYPAERMVTLEQLQALVEQAQVQGIDAADLLDPLLMPMDSPASDYPVVNLPLTSSVYFKNGNPVRTTDVPHQGLVRVTEGDDNTYIGMGEIDDEGRVAPRRLVVEYPA is encoded by the coding sequence ATGAGTCGTCCTCGTCGTCGCGGTCGCGACGTGCACGGCGTGCTGCTGCTGGATAAGCACCAGGGTGCTTCCAGTAACGACGTGCTGCAAAAAGTAAAACGTCTCTACAATGCTAACCGTGCCGGTCATACCGGTGCGCTGGATCCGCTGGCGACCGGCATGCTGCCGGTTTGCCTGGGTGAAGCGACGAAGTTTTCCCAGTACCTGCTGGATTCTGACAAACGCTACCGCGTGATTGCAAGGCTGGGCCAGCGCACGGATACCTCCGATGCGGATGGTCAGGTCGTAGAAGAGCGTCCGGTAACGTTCAGCGCTGAACAGCTTGAAGCTGCACTGGAGAGTTTCCGCGGCGACACCGAGCAGGTGCCGTCGATGTATTCAGCACTGAAATATCAGGGCAAAAAACTCTACGAGTATGCGCGCCAGGGTATCGAGGTGCCGCGTGAAGCCCGCCCGATTACGGTGTACGAGCTGCTGTTCATTCGCCACGAAGGTGATGAGCTGGAGCTGGAAGTTCACTGCTCAAAAGGCACTTATATCCGTACTATCATTGACGATCTGGGCGAGAAGCTGGGCTGTGGCGCACACGTGATCTATCTGCGTCGTCTGGCGGTCAGTAAGTATCCGGCGGAACGGATGGTGACGCTGGAGCAGCTGCAGGCGCTGGTTGAGCAGGCACAGGTGCAGGGTATCGATGCAGCCGATCTGCTGGACCCACTGCTGATGCCGATGGACAGTCCAGCTTCGGACTATCCGGTGGTCAATTTGCCGTTAACCTCGTCTGTTTACTTTAAAAATGGTAATCCGGTGCGCACCACTGACGTCCCTCATCAGGGGCTGGTACGCGTTACCGAAGGCGATGACAACACCTATATCGGCATGGGTGAAATCGACGACGAAGGTCGTGTTGCACCGCGCCGTCTGGTGGTCGAATATCCGGCATAA
- the rbfA gene encoding 30S ribosome-binding factor RbfA → MAKEFGRPQRVAQEMQKEIAIILQREIKDPRLGMMTTVSGVEVSRDLAYAKVFVTFLNDQDEAAVKLGIKALQDASGFIRSLLGKAMRLRIVPELTFFYDNSLVEGMRMSNLVTSVVKQDDERRVNPDDKKED, encoded by the coding sequence ATGGCGAAAGAATTTGGTCGCCCACAGCGCGTTGCCCAGGAGATGCAAAAAGAGATCGCAATCATCCTGCAGCGCGAAATTAAAGACCCACGCCTGGGCATGATGACGACGGTGTCCGGTGTTGAAGTGTCCCGCGATCTGGCCTATGCCAAAGTGTTCGTGACCTTCCTGAACGATCAGGATGAAGCCGCGGTTAAGCTGGGCATCAAAGCCCTGCAGGATGCCTCCGGTTTTATCCGCTCTCTGCTGGGCAAAGCCATGCGCCTGCGTATCGTGCCGGAACTGACCTTCTTCTACGACAACTCACTGGTTGAAGGGATGCGCATGTCCAACCTGGTCACCAGCGTGGTGAAGCAGGATGATGAGCGTCGTGTGAACCCGGACGATAAAAAGGAGGACTGA
- the infB gene encoding translation initiation factor IF-2 produces the protein MTDVTVKTLAAEIQTSVDRLVQQFADAGIPKSADDSVTAQEKQTLLSHLNREHGSAPDKLTLQRKTRSTLNVPGTGGKSKSVQIEVRKTRTFVKRDPQEAERLAAEEQAQREAEEQAQREAEATAKREAELKAEREAAEKAKRDASDKAKRDAAEKDKVSNQQTDEMTKTAQTEKARRENEAAELKRKAEEEARRKLEEDARRVAEEARRMAEENEKNGVNPVEQTEDTSDYHVTTSQHARQAEDENDREVEGGRGRTRTASKTARPQKKGNKHAESKADREEARAAGRGGKGGKRKGSALQQGFQKPAQAVNRDVIIGETITVGDLANKMAVKGSQVIKAMMKLGAMATINQVIDQETAQLVAEEMGHKVILRRENELEEAVMSDRDTGAAAEPRAPVVTIMGHVDHGKTSLLDYIRSTKVASGEAGGITQHIGAYHVETDNGMITFLDTPGHAAFTSMRARGAQATDIVVLVVAADDGVMPQTIEAIQHAKAAQVPLVVAVNKIDKPEADMDRVKNELSQYGVMPEEWGGESQFIPVSAKVGTGIDDLLNAILLQAEVLELKAVRNGMASGAVIESFLDKGRGPVATVLVREGTLNKGDIVLCGFEYGRVRAMRDELGREVLEAGPSIPVEILGLSGVPAAGDEVTVVRDEKKAREVALYRQGKFREVKLARQQKSKLENMFANMTEGEVHEVNVVLKADVQGSVEAISDSLLKLSTDEVKVKIIGSGVGGITETDATLAAASNAILVGFNVRADASARRVIESESLDLRYYSVIYHLIDEVKAAMSGMLSPELKQQIIGLAEVRDVFKSPKFGAIAGCMVTEGNIKRHNPIRVLRDNVVIYEGELESLRRFKDDVNEVRNGMECGIGVKNYNDVRVGDMIEVFEIIEIQRSID, from the coding sequence ATGACTGATGTAACTGTAAAAACGCTGGCTGCTGAGATTCAGACTTCCGTGGACCGCCTGGTACAGCAATTTGCTGATGCAGGGATCCCGAAGTCCGCTGATGACTCAGTGACCGCGCAAGAGAAACAAACCTTATTATCGCACCTGAACCGTGAACACGGTTCAGCGCCTGATAAACTGACGTTACAGCGTAAAACGCGCAGTACGTTAAATGTTCCAGGTACCGGTGGAAAAAGCAAATCGGTACAAATCGAAGTCCGCAAGACGCGCACCTTTGTAAAACGTGATCCGCAAGAGGCAGAACGCCTTGCCGCGGAAGAGCAGGCACAGCGTGAAGCGGAAGAACAAGCTCAGCGTGAGGCAGAAGCAACTGCCAAGCGTGAGGCAGAATTAAAAGCTGAACGTGAGGCCGCAGAAAAAGCGAAGCGCGATGCCAGTGATAAAGCGAAGCGTGACGCGGCGGAAAAAGACAAAGTGAGCAATCAACAGACTGACGAAATGACCAAAACAGCCCAGACGGAAAAAGCCCGTCGTGAAAATGAAGCAGCTGAACTGAAGCGTAAAGCGGAAGAAGAAGCTCGCCGTAAGCTGGAAGAAGACGCACGTCGTGTTGCTGAAGAAGCGCGCCGTATGGCAGAAGAAAACGAGAAGAATGGTGTTAATCCTGTTGAGCAGACAGAAGACACCAGTGATTACCACGTAACCACTTCTCAGCACGCGCGCCAGGCAGAAGACGAAAACGACCGTGAGGTTGAAGGTGGCCGTGGCCGTACCCGCACCGCATCGAAAACTGCCCGTCCTCAGAAGAAAGGCAACAAGCACGCTGAATCCAAAGCCGATCGTGAAGAAGCGCGTGCAGCGGGTCGCGGCGGTAAAGGCGGCAAGCGTAAAGGTTCCGCGCTGCAGCAAGGCTTCCAGAAGCCAGCTCAGGCCGTTAACCGTGACGTAATCATTGGCGAAACCATCACCGTTGGCGATCTGGCTAACAAGATGGCCGTTAAAGGCTCTCAGGTCATCAAAGCGATGATGAAGCTGGGCGCTATGGCGACCATCAACCAAGTTATCGACCAGGAAACCGCACAGCTGGTTGCCGAAGAGATGGGCCACAAAGTTATCCTGCGTCGTGAAAACGAGCTGGAAGAAGCGGTAATGAGCGACCGTGACACTGGCGCAGCCGCTGAGCCGCGTGCACCGGTTGTGACCATCATGGGTCACGTTGACCACGGTAAAACCTCTCTGCTGGACTACATTCGTTCCACGAAAGTGGCCTCCGGCGAAGCAGGCGGCATTACCCAGCACATCGGTGCCTACCACGTAGAAACCGACAACGGGATGATCACCTTCCTGGATACCCCGGGCCACGCCGCGTTTACCTCTATGCGTGCTCGTGGTGCGCAGGCAACGGATATCGTTGTTCTGGTGGTAGCAGCAGACGATGGCGTGATGCCGCAGACAATCGAAGCTATCCAGCACGCAAAAGCGGCGCAGGTGCCTCTGGTTGTTGCAGTGAACAAAATCGATAAGCCAGAAGCGGACATGGATCGCGTTAAAAACGAACTGTCCCAGTACGGCGTTATGCCGGAAGAGTGGGGCGGCGAGTCTCAGTTCATCCCGGTTTCTGCAAAAGTGGGTACCGGTATTGATGACCTGCTGAACGCTATCCTGCTGCAGGCTGAAGTTCTGGAGCTGAAAGCGGTTCGCAATGGTATGGCAAGCGGCGCGGTGATCGAGTCCTTCCTGGACAAAGGTCGTGGCCCGGTTGCTACCGTTCTGGTACGTGAAGGTACCCTGAACAAAGGCGACATCGTGCTGTGTGGCTTCGAATATGGCCGTGTTCGTGCAATGCGCGACGAACTGGGTCGTGAAGTTCTGGAAGCAGGTCCGTCCATTCCTGTGGAAATCCTGGGCCTGTCCGGTGTTCCGGCTGCCGGTGATGAAGTGACCGTTGTCCGTGACGAGAAGAAAGCGCGTGAAGTTGCGCTGTACCGTCAGGGCAAATTCCGTGAAGTCAAACTGGCTCGCCAGCAGAAATCTAAACTCGAGAACATGTTTGCCAACATGACCGAAGGCGAAGTTCACGAAGTGAACGTCGTTCTGAAGGCGGACGTGCAGGGTTCTGTGGAAGCGATCTCCGACTCTTTACTGAAACTGTCTACCGACGAAGTGAAAGTGAAGATCATCGGTTCTGGCGTAGGTGGTATCACCGAAACCGACGCAACCCTGGCTGCAGCGTCCAACGCAATTCTGGTTGGCTTCAACGTCCGTGCCGATGCTTCGGCGCGTCGCGTGATCGAATCGGAAAGCCTGGATCTGCGTTACTACTCCGTCATCTATCACCTGATCGACGAAGTGAAAGCGGCGATGAGCGGCATGCTGTCTCCGGAACTGAAACAGCAGATCATCGGTCTGGCTGAAGTACGTGATGTGTTCAAATCACCGAAATTCGGTGCGATCGCGGGCTGTATGGTTACCGAAGGTAACATCAAGCGTCACAACCCAATCCGCGTCCTGCGTGACAACGTGGTTATCTATGAAGGCGAGCTGGAATCCCTGCGCCGCTTCAAAGATGACGTTAACGAAGTCCGTAACGGCATGGAATGTGGTATCGGCGTGAAGAACTACAACGACGTTCGCGTTGGCGATATGATCGAAGTGTTCGAGATCATCGAGATCCAACGCAGCATCGACTAA